The candidate division WOR-3 bacterium genome includes a window with the following:
- the murJ gene encoding murein biosynthesis integral membrane protein MurJ, which translates to MASDSDTSTVTSGRFTRRVGLFTIGTLISRLLGVARESVFAYLFGAGMATDAFNVAFRIPNFLRDLFAESALSAAFVPTFVSRRQAGDERRTWRFAANMFNTIALFIGLLVILGMIFAPQVVQVIAWGFRTNPEKLALTTTLTRIMFPFLLFVVLAAWAMGILNACGSFFIPASAPAAFNLFSALLPIALYGFLRQRGVEPITGMAYGVTLGAVAQLVVQLPRLRTFGFRYQPVLDLRDSDLHQVVRRWVPMILGFASWQVNFLVNTLLLTFLPQGSVTWVSYAYRIQHLPAGLFGVAIGTVALAEYSGSAATERCIVPARFNHALKLAAVLTLPAGVLLLVLAVPVVRLVYEHGRFTPFDTMLTAQALALYALGVLPAALTRNCAAGFYALGDTKTPALVALGVVAGNIVLNLILMRFIGFRSFPLAASFTSFLNFLLLFYLLMRRQPNLGDRTLLGMFCRTLFAALIGGALALGSRFVYESFLPINRVVFQLVEVIITGGFGLIGYYLMARILHIDEVKEAIKSLIQRGG; encoded by the coding sequence TCGGTGCGGGAATGGCAACCGATGCGTTTAATGTTGCGTTCCGGATTCCAAACTTTCTGCGCGACCTGTTTGCCGAGAGTGCGCTTTCCGCAGCGTTTGTTCCGACCTTTGTTTCCCGGCGTCAAGCAGGCGATGAGCGGCGCACCTGGCGGTTTGCCGCCAATATGTTTAACACGATTGCGCTGTTTATCGGTTTACTGGTAATTTTAGGGATGATTTTTGCGCCCCAGGTGGTCCAGGTCATTGCCTGGGGTTTTCGCACCAACCCGGAAAAGTTAGCACTGACCACGACATTGACGAGGATAATGTTCCCGTTTCTGTTGTTTGTTGTCCTTGCTGCCTGGGCGATGGGCATTCTCAACGCCTGCGGTAGTTTTTTTATTCCGGCGAGCGCACCAGCCGCATTCAATCTCTTTTCTGCCCTATTGCCGATTGCCCTTTACGGATTTTTGCGGCAGCGCGGGGTTGAGCCGATAACCGGCATGGCTTATGGTGTCACCCTGGGCGCGGTCGCACAACTGGTGGTGCAGTTGCCGCGATTGCGCACTTTTGGTTTTCGTTATCAGCCGGTGCTGGACCTGAGGGATAGCGATTTGCACCAGGTGGTGCGGCGCTGGGTGCCGATGATTCTTGGTTTTGCCAGCTGGCAGGTGAACTTTTTGGTCAACACCCTGCTCTTGACATTTCTGCCCCAGGGTTCGGTCACCTGGGTGAGTTATGCCTACCGGATTCAGCATCTACCCGCCGGGCTGTTTGGCGTAGCGATTGGCACCGTGGCGCTTGCCGAGTACTCGGGGAGCGCGGCAACCGAAAGGTGCATTGTGCCGGCGCGGTTTAACCACGCCCTGAAACTGGCAGCGGTATTGACACTACCCGCGGGTGTGCTGCTTTTGGTGCTGGCGGTGCCGGTGGTAAGACTGGTTTATGAGCATGGCAGGTTTACACCTTTTGATACGATGCTCACGGCTCAGGCGCTGGCGCTTTATGCGCTCGGGGTTTTGCCTGCGGCGTTGACCCGCAACTGTGCCGCGGGGTTTTATGCGCTGGGCGATACCAAAACGCCGGCGCTGGTTGCGCTCGGCGTGGTCGCGGGCAACATTGTACTCAATCTAATCTTGATGCGATTTATCGGGTTTCGCTCTTTTCCCCTTGCCGCATCGTTCACCAGTTTTCTAAACTTTCTACTTCTATTTTACCTTCTAATGCGGCGCCAGCCTAATCTGGGTGACCGCACCCTTTTGGGGATGTTTTGCCGGACTTTGTTTGCAGCACTGATAGGCGGTGCGCTTGCTTTGGGCAGCCGTTTTGTCTACGAATCGTTTTTACCGATAAACCGGGTGGTGTTCCAACTGGTTGAGGTGATTATTACGGGTGGGTTCGGGCTAATTGGTTACTATTTGATGGCGCGGATTTTGCATATTGATGAGGTGAAGGAGGCGATTAAAAGTCTAATCCAGCGGGGCGGATGA
- the pyrR gene encoding bifunctional pyr operon transcriptional regulator/uracil phosphoribosyltransferase PyrR, producing MKRRILSAGEIGTLIRSLTAEVARSNQDRGDLLLVGIQRRGVPLAQRIAVGLGGVPVGSIDITLYRDDLQLVAETPIVRGSNIEFDINDKTVVLVDDVIFTGRTVRAALTELLDFGRPRAVQLLVLIDRGHRELPIQPDFVGRRIETRRDDIVDIYLKETDGRDEVVLIRKE from the coding sequence ATGAAGCGGCGAATCCTTTCTGCAGGAGAGATTGGCACGCTGATTCGCAGTTTGACCGCCGAGGTGGCACGGAGCAACCAGGACCGGGGAGATTTGCTGCTGGTGGGAATTCAGCGCCGGGGCGTGCCTTTGGCACAGCGCATTGCGGTAGGCTTGGGCGGCGTACCGGTTGGTTCGATTGACATTACCCTTTACCGCGACGACCTGCAACTGGTTGCGGAGACACCAATAGTCCGGGGCTCAAACATCGAATTTGATATCAACGATAAAACGGTCGTTTTAGTGGATGATGTGATTTTTACCGGACGGACGGTACGGGCAGCGCTGACCGAGTTGCTCGATTTTGGCAGGCCCAGGGCGGTGCAACTTCTGGTGCTGATTGACCGGGGACATCGGGAACTGCCGATTCAGCCAGACTTTGTTGGGCGCCGGATTGAAACCCGGCGGGACGATATTGTTGACATCTATCTAAAAGAGACTGATGGCCGAGATGAGGTTGTGTTAATCCGGAAGGAGTAA
- a CDS encoding PQQ-binding-like beta-propeller repeat protein has translation MGKRLVLAAILIMVVALGVGCRNKPPQIPAKPIGNTLVTLGDSATYHSVTTDPNRDRVLYIWDWGDGKFDTSALVPSGDTVYATHLWEAVGTYPVRVRAKDDKGNFSAEWSDTLVVNVVLGENLPPVVGAPIGPDSGWVGEWQVFKAVAIDPNGDSVKIKFLWDEGQTSLLSPLVASGDTVTDSVRYFYRGVKNIRCVAWDKTGLISDTSPVKVFIALQTNTAPPAPVVSGPNRGIASGPYYRFYARTIDPQGDRVRYKFIWGDGRESEWTPFLPSGGIGMDSVRYSQTGTYQIRAIAQDSLGLVSETSAVKSFTVVGEGALLWGLPGEEFVSSPAFSYAARGSETRPALIVGGTDERLYAYDPYQAETLFVSAEGVGTWEEFLSSPAIGSDGTIYIGNENGRFYAFNTSGNIKWGFPDTLTQNAFSGSAAVDGNSIYIAGEDKTLRKLQDNGNSWTELWNYALPTDVNSSPVILPDGRVVVVDDSGYVTCVTAGGTLSWQYLIDAGVTSSPAVDQNGNIYIGTDQGDLISLTSDGNWRWTYHVPGEYNDINSSPVIDIDGNIYFGCENGRVYKLNSSGNFEWDCEVWPNASLSSTPVLTADGVLYIAGAADTTTEKLCAINISNGAKLWETTLTFSTDRKGSGSKPRNLFIDIFPSPVLDQYGIIYIATTRGIFAVAGRNSGYLMPSAWPMFRHDIRHTGKFGTFRR, from the coding sequence ATGGGAAAAAGGTTAGTTCTGGCAGCAATTCTGATTATGGTTGTCGCCCTCGGAGTTGGCTGCCGCAACAAACCACCGCAGATACCTGCAAAACCAATTGGCAATACCCTCGTCACCCTCGGGGACAGCGCAACTTATCACTCGGTTACCACCGACCCCAATCGTGACCGGGTGCTCTACATCTGGGACTGGGGTGATGGGAAGTTTGACACTTCAGCCCTTGTGCCATCCGGTGACACGGTTTATGCCACTCATCTGTGGGAGGCGGTCGGAACCTACCCGGTGCGGGTGCGCGCCAAAGACGACAAGGGAAACTTCAGCGCGGAGTGGAGTGATACCTTGGTTGTGAATGTTGTTCTTGGTGAAAATCTGCCACCGGTAGTCGGTGCGCCAATCGGTCCTGATTCGGGCTGGGTGGGTGAATGGCAGGTGTTTAAGGCGGTGGCAATCGACCCGAATGGTGACTCGGTAAAGATAAAGTTTCTCTGGGACGAAGGGCAGACCTCACTTTTGAGCCCGCTTGTTGCGTCCGGTGATACGGTGACCGATTCCGTAAGATATTTTTATCGCGGGGTAAAAAATATCCGCTGTGTCGCCTGGGATAAAACCGGTCTTATATCCGACACTTCACCGGTGAAGGTTTTCATCGCGCTGCAGACAAACACCGCGCCGCCGGCACCGGTAGTCAGTGGACCAAACCGGGGTATCGCCAGCGGTCCTTATTACCGATTTTACGCTCGCACCATCGACCCGCAAGGCGACCGGGTGCGTTATAAGTTTATCTGGGGTGATGGCCGAGAATCAGAGTGGACGCCGTTCCTGCCCAGCGGTGGCATCGGAATGGATTCGGTTCGCTACAGCCAAACCGGCACCTATCAAATCCGGGCAATTGCTCAGGACTCACTCGGGCTTGTGTCTGAAACATCGGCTGTCAAGTCGTTTACTGTGGTTGGTGAAGGCGCACTTTTGTGGGGTTTACCGGGTGAAGAGTTTGTCTCCTCACCCGCCTTCAGTTATGCGGCGCGGGGCAGTGAAACTCGGCCCGCATTGATTGTTGGTGGCACTGATGAGCGGCTTTATGCCTACGACCCGTATCAGGCTGAAACCCTGTTTGTCTCGGCGGAAGGTGTTGGCACCTGGGAGGAGTTTCTCTCTTCACCCGCAATCGGCAGTGATGGCACAATCTATATCGGAAACGAAAATGGAAGATTCTACGCCTTCAACACGAGCGGTAACATCAAGTGGGGATTTCCGGACACCTTGACGCAGAACGCCTTCTCCGGTTCCGCCGCGGTCGATGGCAACTCAATCTACATCGCCGGTGAAGACAAAACCCTGCGCAAACTACAGGACAACGGCAACTCCTGGACCGAACTCTGGAACTACGCCTTACCCACCGATGTCAACTCTTCGCCGGTTATTCTGCCCGATGGTCGTGTTGTGGTTGTGGACGACTCCGGTTATGTTACTTGTGTTACGGCGGGCGGCACACTGTCCTGGCAGTACCTGATTGACGCCGGCGTCACATCGTCACCCGCGGTTGACCAGAACGGCAATATCTATATCGGCACCGACCAGGGCGACCTGATTTCGCTTACATCCGATGGTAACTGGCGCTGGACCTACCATGTACCAGGTGAGTACAACGACATCAACTCGTCACCGGTCATTGACATTGACGGCAATATCTATTTCGGCTGCGAGAACGGCCGGGTCTACAAACTAAATTCTTCCGGTAACTTTGAGTGGGATTGCGAAGTTTGGCCCAATGCTTCATTAAGCAGTACCCCGGTACTAACCGCGGATGGTGTCCTCTACATTGCCGGCGCTGCCGATACCACAACCGAGAAACTGTGCGCCATCAACATCTCCAACGGCGCCAAACTGTGGGAAACAACCTTGACCTTTTCGACCGACCGTAAAGGCTCCGGTTCTAAACCCCGGAATCTCTTCATCGACATCTTCCCTTCGCCCGTGCTTGACCAGTACGGCATCATCTACATCGCCACCACCCGGGGCATCTTTGCGGTTGCCGGTCGCAATAGTGGTTATCTGATGCCAAGTGCCTGGCCGATGTTCCGGCACGACATCCGCCACACCGGCAAGTTCGGTACATTCCGACGCTAA
- a CDS encoding dihydroorotase, whose translation MSRRLFTGGRVIDPLKGTIKIADVLVEDGRIKAVGKNLRAADAEKIDCRNRYLAPGFIDLHCHLRQPGEEQKESIASGCRAAFAGGWTQICPMPNTVPPIDSEALVRFELEAARAADAARVIPVGCCTKGRQGKELAELGEMWQAGARAISDDGSWVSDAGLFRRILEYAKTFDLLVMSHCEVPELVPELADEGVVSTRLGLHGAPGVGEAIAAMRDILLAHWTRTRLHICHVSSAETVEVLRWAKERGIAVTAETCPHYLALTVDALNGFEANYKVNPPLRSEADRKSLIRAVVDGTIDAIATDHAPHAPEDKDKEFSNAASGIIGFETAFSVLYETLVLKKALTLPELIARLTVVPAQILGIEPPRIAPEAEANLVVLDTEVSWVLSRDKIVSCSHNTPWLGKKLRGRVIATLLGESFRVNQ comes from the coding sequence ATGAGCCGACGGCTTTTTACCGGTGGTCGGGTGATTGACCCGCTTAAAGGCACAATTAAGATTGCCGATGTTCTGGTTGAGGATGGCAGAATCAAGGCGGTGGGGAAAAATTTGCGTGCCGCCGATGCGGAAAAGATTGACTGCCGTAACCGATATCTGGCACCGGGCTTTATCGACCTGCACTGCCATCTGCGCCAGCCGGGTGAGGAGCAAAAGGAGAGTATCGCTTCCGGATGCCGGGCAGCATTTGCCGGTGGCTGGACCCAGATTTGTCCGATGCCCAATACGGTACCGCCGATTGATTCTGAGGCGCTGGTGCGATTTGAACTGGAGGCGGCACGGGCAGCAGATGCGGCGCGGGTTATTCCAGTGGGCTGTTGCACCAAGGGCCGGCAGGGTAAAGAGCTGGCGGAGCTGGGCGAGATGTGGCAGGCAGGAGCAAGGGCGATTTCTGATGACGGCTCCTGGGTGAGTGACGCTGGGTTGTTTCGCCGGATTCTCGAGTATGCCAAGACATTTGACTTACTGGTGATGTCCCATTGCGAGGTGCCAGAACTGGTGCCGGAACTGGCGGATGAAGGGGTTGTTAGTACCCGTCTGGGTTTGCACGGGGCGCCGGGTGTAGGTGAGGCGATTGCGGCGATGCGGGACATCCTTCTTGCCCACTGGACCAGGACCCGGCTCCACATCTGCCATGTTTCCAGTGCGGAGACGGTAGAAGTACTGCGCTGGGCAAAGGAGCGGGGTATTGCGGTGACCGCGGAAACCTGTCCCCACTATTTAGCCCTGACGGTTGACGCGCTCAACGGCTTTGAAGCCAATTACAAAGTTAATCCACCTTTACGGAGTGAGGCGGACCGAAAATCGCTCATTCGGGCAGTGGTTGATGGGACAATTGATGCGATTGCCACCGACCATGCACCGCACGCACCCGAGGACAAGGACAAGGAGTTTAGTAATGCGGCGAGCGGCATCATCGGATTTGAAACCGCTTTCAGTGTTCTTTACGAGACACTGGTTTTGAAAAAGGCGCTGACCCTGCCGGAACTGATTGCCCGGTTGACGGTTGTGCCGGCGCAGATTTTAGGGATTGAGCCGCCGCGGATTGCGCCAGAAGCGGAGGCGAACCTCGTTGTCCTTGACACCGAAGTATCCTGGGTCCTCAGCCGGGATAAGATTGTTTCCTGTTCCCATAATACCCCGTGGTTAGGAAAGAAGTTACGGGGGCGGGTCATAGCAACCCTGCTCGGAGAAAGTTTTAGAGTAAACCAGTAA
- a CDS encoding PQQ-binding-like beta-propeller repeat protein, translating into MGKRLVLAAILIMVVALGVGCRNKPPQIPAKPIGNTLVTLGDSATYHSVTTDPNRDRVLYIWDWGDGKFDTSALVPSGDTVYATHLWEAVGTYPVRVRAKDDKGNFSAEWSDTLVVNVVLGKSKAPSTPIISYSPESTWVNATTSIRVFTSVSGNKDVRFIVDLGQPDGKMDTSDVSPSGDTVVITPKWTQVGTFSYKVAAYLDEDPTKISEWSEAKQIRVLPNNPPENLWFWVPNLVPKKVDQEFIASATDPEGDSIEFYFDFGDGSKGWVGTFVASGETLSYTHQYDDTGNFTVKVKARDKKRSECAPESTVITVVAQGRVRWYFAGTVSGDSEPPIASPAVVISGVDTLIYTYCDDGYFYSVKYGDGRKKNSANSSKPDPESYIFQGNPAYCANLAHIIIGSDDGYLYALEASGLSQAWKWQPDTTEHGWGTPAINGNNIYIVSDANDTLYYLQDAGSACNRLGAYKLPASVVGAPVIDRSGYVLVALDNGTVYKMEPNIQSPAWVCTLRLNSALGSPVMGDDGVIYVGDDSGYVYAINEDGSKKWEKLVDPAGIAGLVLSPSYLFVATSGGKVVALQPANGNEGWSQQHTTNEIIGSPLLAANGYLYFMDDEDQLWALDQATGDLKWVADCYTQVAGRSRTHRPRRLLEESYPSLAVGPTGDIIVVGSNYMYCVIGPTDGTLMQGAPWPKWQKDEYNTGKK; encoded by the coding sequence ATGGGAAAAAGGTTAGTTCTGGCAGCAATTCTGATTATGGTTGTCGCCCTCGGAGTTGGCTGCCGCAACAAACCACCGCAGATACCTGCAAAACCAATTGGCAATACCCTCGTCACCCTCGGGGACAGCGCAACTTATCACTCGGTTACCACCGACCCCAATCGTGACCGGGTGCTCTACATCTGGGACTGGGGTGATGGGAAGTTTGACACTTCAGCCCTTGTGCCATCCGGTGACACGGTTTATGCCACTCATCTGTGGGAGGCGGTCGGAACCTACCCGGTGCGGGTGCGCGCCAAAGACGACAAGGGAAACTTCAGCGCGGAGTGGAGTGATACCTTGGTTGTGAATGTTGTTCTTGGCAAGTCCAAGGCACCCTCAACGCCGATAATCTCCTATTCACCGGAATCAACCTGGGTCAACGCCACGACCTCAATCCGGGTGTTCACATCTGTTTCCGGGAACAAAGATGTCCGGTTCATCGTTGACCTCGGTCAGCCTGATGGCAAAATGGACACCTCCGATGTGTCGCCAAGTGGTGACACCGTTGTCATCACTCCAAAATGGACCCAGGTCGGAACATTCAGCTACAAAGTCGCTGCCTATCTTGACGAAGACCCGACAAAAATCTCGGAATGGTCTGAGGCAAAACAGATTCGCGTGCTGCCCAACAACCCACCGGAAAACCTCTGGTTCTGGGTACCAAACTTAGTCCCGAAGAAGGTTGACCAGGAGTTCATCGCCAGCGCCACCGACCCAGAAGGCGATTCGATTGAGTTTTATTTCGACTTCGGCGACGGTTCCAAGGGATGGGTTGGCACATTTGTCGCTTCTGGGGAAACACTTTCCTATACTCACCAATACGACGACACTGGCAACTTTACGGTAAAGGTAAAAGCCCGGGATAAAAAGCGCTCAGAGTGCGCCCCGGAATCAACCGTGATTACCGTTGTTGCCCAGGGACGCGTCCGCTGGTACTTCGCCGGGACAGTTAGCGGAGACTCAGAACCACCCATCGCATCACCGGCGGTGGTCATTAGCGGTGTCGACACATTGATTTACACCTACTGCGATGACGGTTACTTCTACTCGGTCAAATACGGTGACGGCAGAAAAAAGAATTCGGCAAACAGCAGTAAACCGGACCCGGAATCTTACATCTTCCAGGGCAATCCTGCCTACTGTGCAAACCTGGCACACATTATCATCGGAAGCGACGACGGCTACCTTTATGCACTGGAAGCCAGCGGTCTGAGTCAGGCGTGGAAATGGCAGCCCGACACCACTGAGCACGGCTGGGGTACACCGGCAATCAACGGCAATAACATCTACATCGTATCCGATGCCAACGACACCTTATATTACCTCCAGGATGCGGGCAGTGCCTGTAATCGTCTTGGTGCCTACAAACTGCCGGCGAGTGTTGTTGGTGCACCGGTCATTGACCGTTCCGGCTATGTTTTGGTCGCGCTCGACAACGGAACAGTTTATAAGATGGAACCGAATATCCAGAGCCCGGCATGGGTCTGCACGCTTCGTCTGAACTCTGCTCTGGGTTCACCGGTAATGGGTGACGACGGTGTCATCTATGTTGGTGACGACTCCGGTTATGTTTATGCGATAAACGAAGACGGCTCCAAGAAGTGGGAAAAACTTGTTGACCCGGCAGGAATTGCCGGGCTGGTTTTAAGCCCATCGTATCTGTTTGTCGCCACCAGTGGTGGTAAGGTTGTTGCCCTCCAGCCCGCTAACGGCAACGAAGGCTGGAGCCAGCAGCACACAACAAACGAAATCATCGGCTCCCCGCTCCTTGCTGCCAACGGCTACCTCTATTTTATGGATGATGAGGACCAACTGTGGGCGCTGGACCAGGCAACCGGAGACCTCAAGTGGGTTGCTGACTGCTATACACAGGTTGCAGGGCGAAGCAGGACGCATCGGCCGCGCCGTCTGCTTGAAGAAAGCTACCCGAGCCTTGCGGTTGGTCCAACCGGTGATATCATCGTCGTCGGTAGTAACTATATGTACTGTGTCATCGGTCCCACAGACGGCACCCTAATGCAGGGCGCGCCCTGGCCCAAGTGGCAAAAAGACGAGTACAACACCGGTAAAAAGTAG
- a CDS encoding carbohydrate binding family 9 domain-containing protein has protein sequence MAVIHFSALSAFCSSILVFSVASGAERVLEARYTTTRPVIDGVIEEVWARADSAYGFIQQRPEAGKPASEATTVYLLYDDDNLYVAFRCAVSDITQVHDRLSEDADGVRLLLDTFRDRTTCYSFSVGFNGVESSYRGIADGSVFESWEGVWWSAVQRFPWGYGVEMVIPFKTLRYYPDADEWGIDFARRLVGENEMAFWAEHERTGFKVSRMGRLKGIKPGRRGLHLELYPVGLLRQEKAGQDETGWQDRVQGAVGFDGAYFPTPSANIQLTAFPDFAQIEADPYQVNLSRYELWLSERRPFFTEAVETFGGSSQPIKLFYSRRIGKPLSSGAVVPILGGVKYTDRVASGQIGALAAVTGKCQDEPVSLFSVLALRRQILGNSEVGLLYAGKDNPVYSNHGGAIDGIFRKGGFNSRIFFAGSQWGDSVDWALSTELGFQSPSLISQFTYRQIQPEFDMNGPGYTTWRGQYLSAYAGPAFYNRGVLISATLIPGIEIQREWGDSDPGFAGIGFVNWESQFKNNHYAGCWVGFGRCRDMGLWYHRSYFGGYAGTDETKPVSVSLWGNYESRAANYRRGILAPAAQGGIRINMRIGDRLAIGLENSVVVEADSASKVNFPQDVTVILRPSADYSLSAKSSLRLSGELVRGYDSQSAQYWNNWTLFGLYTWQFRPRSHFYFAVNWSRDAAGGLKLIQVVKIRYLFNI, from the coding sequence TTGGCAGTAATCCATTTTAGTGCGCTCAGTGCTTTCTGCTCTTCTATTCTTGTTTTTAGTGTTGCGTCGGGTGCGGAAAGGGTCCTGGAAGCGCGGTACACAACAACCCGGCCGGTTATTGATGGTGTGATTGAAGAGGTTTGGGCAAGGGCGGATTCGGCTTATGGGTTTATTCAACAGCGACCCGAGGCGGGAAAACCGGCAAGCGAAGCGACAACGGTTTATCTACTTTATGACGACGACAACCTGTATGTGGCGTTTCGGTGTGCGGTTTCGGATATCACCCAGGTTCACGACCGGTTGAGTGAAGATGCCGATGGTGTGCGTTTGCTCCTGGACACATTTCGAGACCGAACCACCTGTTACAGTTTTAGCGTCGGTTTCAACGGCGTGGAGTCAAGTTACCGGGGAATTGCGGATGGTTCGGTGTTTGAATCCTGGGAAGGGGTGTGGTGGTCTGCGGTCCAGCGTTTTCCCTGGGGTTATGGCGTGGAAATGGTGATTCCATTTAAGACGCTGCGCTATTATCCGGATGCGGATGAGTGGGGGATTGACTTTGCCCGGCGGCTGGTTGGGGAAAATGAGATGGCTTTCTGGGCAGAGCATGAGCGGACCGGATTCAAGGTGTCGCGGATGGGGCGGCTCAAGGGAATCAAACCAGGCCGCCGTGGGTTGCATCTGGAACTGTATCCGGTTGGTCTGTTGCGTCAGGAGAAGGCCGGTCAGGATGAAACGGGCTGGCAAGACCGGGTGCAAGGGGCGGTTGGTTTTGACGGCGCCTACTTCCCGACACCAAGCGCCAATATTCAGTTGACAGCGTTTCCCGATTTTGCGCAGATTGAAGCCGACCCTTATCAGGTGAACCTTTCCCGGTACGAGTTGTGGCTCAGTGAGCGCCGGCCCTTTTTTACCGAGGCGGTAGAAACTTTTGGTGGGAGCAGTCAGCCGATAAAACTGTTTTACTCCCGGCGGATTGGAAAACCGCTATCAAGTGGCGCGGTGGTGCCGATTTTAGGAGGGGTCAAGTACACCGACCGGGTCGCTTCAGGGCAAATCGGTGCCCTCGCTGCGGTTACCGGGAAATGTCAGGATGAACCGGTGAGTCTGTTCTCAGTTCTGGCGCTCCGGCGCCAAATTTTAGGCAACTCCGAGGTCGGTCTGCTCTATGCGGGTAAAGACAACCCGGTTTATTCCAATCATGGTGGGGCAATTGACGGTATCTTCCGCAAGGGCGGCTTTAATAGCCGAATTTTCTTTGCCGGCAGTCAATGGGGAGACAGTGTGGACTGGGCGCTCTCGACCGAACTCGGGTTTCAGTCGCCCTCGCTTATCAGCCAGTTTACCTACCGGCAGATTCAGCCCGAGTTCGATATGAATGGACCGGGTTATACTACTTGGCGCGGACAGTATTTGAGCGCCTATGCCGGTCCGGCTTTTTACAATCGGGGTGTACTGATTTCCGCAACCCTCATACCCGGGATAGAGATTCAGCGGGAATGGGGTGATTCAGACCCCGGTTTTGCCGGGATTGGGTTTGTCAACTGGGAGAGTCAGTTTAAGAACAACCACTACGCCGGGTGCTGGGTTGGTTTTGGGCGGTGCCGGGATATGGGGCTCTGGTATCATCGGTCTTATTTCGGTGGTTACGCCGGTACCGATGAGACAAAACCGGTCAGCGTTTCGCTCTGGGGCAATTATGAGAGCAGGGCGGCAAACTATCGCCGGGGAATACTTGCGCCAGCAGCACAAGGGGGCATAAGGATTAACATGCGGATTGGCGACCGGCTGGCAATAGGTCTGGAGAATTCGGTTGTTGTTGAGGCGGACAGTGCGAGCAAGGTGAACTTCCCGCAGGATGTGACGGTCATTTTACGCCCATCTGCTGATTACAGTCTTTCTGCTAAGTCGTCACTGCGTCTCAGTGGCGAACTGGTGCGGGGTTACGATAGTCAATCGGCGCAGTACTGGAACAACTGGACGCTTTTCGGACTCTACACCTGGCAGTTCCGGCCCCGCTCCCATTTTTACTTTGCGGTAAATTGGAGCCGGGATGCGGCTGGTGGCTTAAAGTTAATTCAGGTGGTCAAAATCCGTTATCTCTTCAATATCTAA
- a CDS encoding aspartate carbamoyltransferase catalytic subunit, with amino-acid sequence MAGLKHLLGIAELTGDDILAILEQARRFREVLDRPIPIVPVLRGKTIVNLFFEPSTRTITSFNLAASRLSAQCLNFAVGGSAVKKGESILDTVANIEAMRVDGIVIRHSAAGVPHFLARHVSCFVVNAGDGCHEHPTQALLDAFTLIEHFGTLKGKRVLIVGDIAHSRVARSNILLLNKLGAQVAVCGPPTLLPAGIEEMGCEVFYHLDRILSEVDVVNMLRLQTERMTANFIPSLREYRRFYGLTRERLAKIKPEAVIMHPGPVNWGVEMDYDVREFSQTLIMNQVKNGVAVRMAVFYILALKRGILSEEAK; translated from the coding sequence ATGGCAGGACTCAAGCATCTGCTCGGAATTGCCGAACTGACCGGAGATGATATTCTGGCGATACTGGAGCAGGCGCGCCGGTTTCGCGAGGTTCTGGATCGGCCGATTCCGATTGTGCCGGTATTGCGGGGCAAGACGATTGTCAATCTGTTCTTTGAGCCTTCGACCCGCACGATAACTTCATTTAACCTGGCAGCAAGCCGGCTTTCGGCGCAGTGTCTCAACTTTGCGGTGGGTGGTTCAGCGGTCAAAAAGGGCGAAAGTATCCTTGACACTGTTGCCAATATCGAGGCGATGCGGGTTGACGGAATTGTCATTCGCCACAGTGCGGCAGGTGTGCCTCATTTTCTGGCACGGCATGTCTCCTGTTTTGTCGTCAATGCCGGTGATGGTTGCCACGAGCATCCGACCCAGGCGTTGCTCGATGCATTTACGCTTATTGAACATTTTGGCACTCTAAAAGGGAAACGGGTGTTGATTGTGGGCGATATTGCCCATTCGCGGGTGGCACGGTCCAATATCCTGCTTTTGAACAAGTTAGGGGCGCAGGTTGCGGTGTGCGGTCCACCGACCCTTTTGCCCGCAGGCATTGAAGAAATGGGTTGTGAGGTTTTCTATCATCTGGACCGGATATTGTCCGAGGTGGATGTTGTCAATATGCTGCGGCTGCAGACCGAAAGGATGACGGCGAACTTTATCCCGAGTCTGCGTGAGTACCGGCGGTTTTACGGGTTGACCCGGGAACGGCTGGCGAAGATTAAGCCGGAAGCGGTTATCATGCATCCCGGACCGGTAAACTGGGGTGTGGAGATGGACTACGATGTGCGGGAGTTTTCCCAGACATTGATTATGAATCAGGTGAAGAACGGCGTAGCGGTGCGGATGGCGGTTTTCTACATCCTTGCTTTGAAGCGGGGCATCTTGAGTGAGGAGGCAAAATGA